The Natrarchaeobius halalkaliphilus genomic sequence GACCGACGTTCCGGTCGGAACGGCGCGTCGGGAGGTGCACCTCTCCCTCGTTCACAACCACCTTCCGCGTCTCGTCGACGCCGGAATCGTCGAGTGGGATGACGAACGCGGCGTTGCCCTCGTCGAAAACCCGCCCGTCTGTCCGGAGAGGCTCTCGAGGGTACTGAAAAACGACACGCAGCGTCTCGAGTGTCTCACCGATCCCGTTCGACTGCGTCTGCTCGACGTCCTGAATGGGCACGCTGGTTCGCTCTCACTCGAGGCACTCGCCTCGACGCTCGCAGCAAACGGGATTATCGAACGTTCGGACGCCGACACGGTCACGGCCGCCCTACACCACTCGCATCTCCCCGCGCTCGATGACGCCGGCCTCCTCGAGTACGATCCCGAGTCGGGGCTGGTCCGTTCGATCGAGTCCTGAGACGAGATCCTGTAAATCAGTACCGATTCGATCGGTGACGGTTTTCGATTGCACCGGAACATCGGTACGACAATCCGTCCGATCTGTTACCGGAAACCCCCTGGGCGAACGCCTTCACCCCCGAGTAACGCGTTTACGGCCGTGACGCCCATACCGGATCGGGAGGGAAACGGGTTTCAGGAACCAGTCGGATGGAATGAGTATGACCGATCTGGGCGACTTCGGTGATTACAGCGCAGCGTCCGGCGACGGAGCCGGGGATTCGGGTTCCGACGCTGGAACCGGCTCCGACTCGAGCAGTCCCAGCGAGACCGACATCGGGTCCGGAGACGGCCCATCGGAACGGTCGCGTTCGGACGATGCGTTCGAATCGACGGCCGTCGAACCCCGCGGAGAGGACGTCGGCATCGGTGCGGTCTGTGTCTCACAGGGCCTTCGCGTCGCTGAGGACGGCGACGACACCACGCTCCGAGCCTACATCACTCGCGGCAACCGGTCGTCGATCCGTCTCGGCAGCTACCTGCTCGCACCCTATCCCGACGGTGAAACGCTGTTCTGTCGGATCACCGGACTCGAGTATGCCCAGCAGTATCACGCGGACGACGCGACGGAGATCCACGCCCGTCGGGCGATGCGGGCCGACGACATCGAGGAAGCCGACTACAAGTTCGTCGCCGGACTGGAGCCGGTCGCCGTGCTCTACGACGACGACGGCGAGTTGAAACGACGGATGACCGACCGCGTCCCCAAGCCACAGACGATCGTCCGAACGGCCGACGACACCGAAGCGATCAAAACCGGACTAAAGATGCCCGAAGACGGGGTCTTCCTCGGCCACCTCTCGGTCGGCGGCGAGAAAGTCAGAACGGCGGCGTCGCCGCCGACGATCGACTACCGCCTGAAAGACGATTACGAGGCGGGCGACCCACTCGTCTTTCGTCACACGTTGATCGCTGGCGGCACCGGTTCGGGCAAGACCCACGGCGCGAAGAACGTCCTCCGGCAATTCCTCGCGGACGAACGAACCTATCCGATGGCCGACGGCCGGACGGTCAGCCCCGCGGTCGTCCAGTTCGATCCCCAGGACGAGTACGCTCAGATGCACGACGACAACCCGGACCTCGACGACGCCTTCGCTCGCCGTCTCGAGCGCGAGGGAATCGCCCACGGCGGCGTTTCGGAGACGACGGCCTTTATTCCGCGAGTGGGTTCGGCGGCGTACTCGGCGGGCCACCACCGCGCCGAGCAGATCGAGTTCACAGTTCCCTTTTCGATGTGCAAACGCCGCCCGTGGCTCGTCTCCGGTGGCTCGCTCAACGACAATCAGTACGGCGCGCTGACGTTCCTGATCGACCGGTTCTTCTCGGAGTACGGAAACGACGGGACGTACACGCAGTTCAAAACCTTCCTCGACGATCCGGCGTTGCGCGAAGAACTCGACGAGTCGGGACGCGTCCACGAGGCGACGTACGATGCCGTCCGCCGTCGCGTGTTCGGATTCGACGACGTCTTCGATCAGGACGCACGGCCGATCACCGACCTCGTTCACGACCTCGTCCGTCCCGGCGAGCTAAGCGTCGTTCCGACCTACCATATCAACGACACTCGAGCGACGGAGGCCGTCGTCCTCGCACTCTCGTCGCTGCTGATCGACGAGAAGCTCTCGAACGATCCGACCTACGATCGGATCAAGGAGACGCCGCTCGTCCTCGGAATGGACGAAGCGCACAACTTCCTCACGGACGCCGACAGCGTTCAGGCCCGGAAGGTCATCAACAAGTTCACCGAGGCGGCAAAACAGGGTCGAAAGGAACGGCTCGGTCTCTTTCTCATCACCCAGGACCCACAGGATATCGACGACGCCGTCTTCAAGCAGATCAACACCACCGTCGTGTTGAACCTCGGTGACGAGGACGCCATCAAGAGCGTCAACATTCCCAGCAACCTCGAGTCGAAAGTGCCCTACATGGAGAAAGGACAGATGGTGGTCTACTCGCCGGACAATTCCGAACCCGTCGAACTGATCGGCCTCTCGAAGTGCCTGACTCGCCACGGCCGCGATTGAGATCGGAGCCACCGAGCGGAGTGTTCGATCGAACCCGCCGTCGCCGTCGCTACGACTGGCGTGACGGTGCGCCCTCGAGGATTTCGACGCCGCTCGAGGTGCCGATCCGTTCGGCCCCTGCCTCGAGCATCGCGAGCGCTTCCTCGTAGCTCCCGATTCCGCCGCTTGCTTTGACCGGGAGGTAGCCGCTCATCAACTCGACGTCAGCGAGCGTTGCGCCGGCGTCGGCAAAGCCGGTCGAGGTCTTGACCATCGCCGCGTCAGCAGCCACCGCGGCCTCGCACGCTCGCTCCGTTTCGGCCTCCGTCAGTAGGGCGGTCTCGACGATCACTTTCACCGGGACCGGAACCGCGGCGACGACTTCCGCCAGTTCGGCCCGAACGGCGTCGTCCTCCCCCGCTTTCAGTCGACCGACGTTGATCACGACGTCGAGTTCGTCCGCGCCGGCCTTCCAGGCGAGAACGCCCTCGCGACGCTTGACGTCGTGGTCGTTCTGGCCGTGGGGAAACCCGATGACGGTCGCGATCGTCACGTCAGAAGCGTCGCTGGTCGCGTCCTCGAGTGCGTACGGCGGAATACAGGCGTTCATCCCGAACGCTCGTGCGTCCTCGAGCACCGATCGAACGTCGGTGGGCGTCGTCTCAGGTCCGAGAACGGTGTGATCGATTAGCGGCGCGAGTTCGTTGCGCTCCATAGCGGACCGACTCGCCGGACGGTCAAAAAGCCGACCGATCGCTTTTGTTCCGTGCCATCGTTTCGTTACGCATGGGAAACGAAGCGCCTGCCGTCGATCCGGTCGTTGAATCGACCGCCGCCGATATCGCCGCGATGCGGATACGCGGTGCGGCAGCGATCGCTGATGCGGCTGCGGCTGCGCTTGCGATACAGGCCGAGCGATCCGACGCCGTGACTCCGGGGGCGTTTCGAACCCAGCTCCGCGTGGCGGCCAGAACGCTCTACGAGACGCGCCCGACCGCTGTGAGCCTGCCGAACGCCCTCAGGTACGTTCTTCGAGGAACGGACGGGGATAGCGTCGACGAGTTACGGTCGTCGACGATCGACAGGGCCGAAACGTTCCGAGAGGATCTGGAGGACGCACAGACGACGCTAGGAAAGATCGGATCCAACCGCCTGCGGGATGGCGACGTCGTCATGACTCACTGTCACTCGACCGACGCGCTGGCGTGTATCGAGGCCGCGCTCGATGACGGAAAACGGATCGAAGCGATCGTCACGGAGACCCGGCCGAGAAAGCAGGGCCACATCACGGCCCGAGAGCTCCGCGAGTGGGGTGTGCCCGTGACTCTGATCGTCGACAACGCGGCCAGACGGTATCTCGACGACGCCGATCACGTTCTGGTCGGAGCGGACAGCATCGCCGCCGACGGCGGAGTCATCAACAAGATCGGAACGAGCGGCCTCGCGGTCAACGCACGCGAACGGGGCGTTCCGGTGATGGTTGCGGCTCAGACGATCAAACTTCACCCGGGGACGATGACCGGCCACACCGTCGCGATCGAGATGCGAGACGAAACGGAAGTACTCACATCGTCCGAACGGAGCGAGATAACCGATCTCGAGGACGGTGACGACGGATTCACGGTCGAAAACCCGGCGTTCGACGTCACGCCCCCGAGACACGTCGACGCGATCGTCACCGAACACGGCCAGTTCCCGCCGGAAAGCGTCGTGACGCTCATGCGGGAGCTGTTCGGTGAGACGACCACCGAGCCGTGGGAAACGTAGCAGTGTACACCGACCTCGAGTGTCCGCTCACGACACGAGTACGTATTCTGTCGGTGATTCGGAGATAACCGCAACATGTTAGTTACTTGCATGTGCCTGTAGGCGTATGGTCTTACCAGAGGGGTTCGTGGTTCCGCCGTGGTACCTCCTCGTTCCGCTCCTCGTGGTATTTCTCAGCGCCGTCTCACTCCTGTGGACGCTCGAGCCACCGGTGACCGATCGGACGGTACTCGCGTTCGCGCCGTGGATGATGATCGGTGCCGCCGCGCACGTCCTCTACAGACTCGAGGTCTATCCGGACGCAATCGCGGTGTTGTTCGCCTCGCCGGGCGTCTATCTGGTGACGGCAACCGTCGGTGGTCTCGTCTGGATTCTCGGAACCTTTCTCGAGGCCGCCGGCCTCCAGCGGACGGCGGAGCGATTTCTGGGCAGCGTCGGCGTCGTCGTCTTCGCGGTATCGGTGATCGTTGTGCTCGTCGTCGGCTGGGAACACGGAGCGGTCCAGCCGTTCTGGCCCGTCGTCGCCGTCGTCGTCTCGGGACTGGTCACGGCTCTTGCTTGGCTCGTTCTCGGTCTCTGGTTCACCGACGTCGCCGCGACCACGGGTGCGACCGGCGCACTCGTCGTCTTCGGTCACGCGCTCGACGGCATCTCGACCGCCATCGGCTACGACGTGCTCGGAGCCAGCGAAGAGGTTCCGGTCTCGCGCATGATCCTGGAGGCCGGTGGATCCCTCCCGACGGCGGAGTACATCGGCGCTGGCTGGCTGTTCGTGGCGGTGAAAATCGCGCTGGCGATGGTCGTCCTCGGACTCTTCAGGGAGTACGTCGACGCCGATCCGTCCCAGGGACGATTTCTCCTCGCTCTGATCGCTGCGCTCGGTCTCGGACCGGGAGTTCACAACGTCCTCCTGTTCGCCGTCGCCTAGACTTTTCTCGTCGGCCATCGACGTTCCGATAATCGAATGGTTAGGGTGGTTACTGCCGGCCACATCAACTGGGACGTGACGCTCCGAGTCGACAGCTTTCCCGTTGCGGACGGTGAAGCCGTTATTCGTTCACAACGACAGTCCGGCGGCGGAAGCGCGGGCAACGTCGCCGCTTCGCTGGCCGGGTTCGGAATCGAGACGGGACTGATCGGAAGCGTCGGCGACGACGACAACGGTTTGCTCGCCCGCCAGGAGCTCGAGGACGCCGGCGTCTCCCTGGACCGGGTGTGTGTCGTCGACGGTGCGGACACCGCCGTCAAGTACCTGCTCGTCGACGACGAAGGCGAAGTCGCGATCCTCGGAAACGACGGCGTCAACGAGGCTATCGGCCCCGACGACGTCGACGAGTCGGGGATACGAACGGCCGAGCACGTCCATATAACGGGACAGCGTCCCGAGACGGCCGCGGCGATCGCGACCGCCGCACACGAGAGCGACACCACCGTCAGCGTCGATCCCGGGCGTCGAATTGCGGACCGGAACTTCACACGGACGCTCGAGGTGGCAGATATCGTCTTTGCAAACGACAGGGAGAGCGCGGTAC encodes the following:
- a CDS encoding DUF7344 domain-containing protein, which encodes MSSDVTPGSSAGRSLLNDVPVDHYEILRHPRRVRLLEIIEDRPRVTLEELTTTLIERGGTDVPVGTARREVHLSLVHNHLPRLVDAGIVEWDDERGVALVENPPVCPERLSRVLKNDTQRLECLTDPVRLRLLDVLNGHAGSLSLEALASTLAANGIIERSDADTVTAALHHSHLPALDDAGLLEYDPESGLVRSIES
- a CDS encoding ATP-binding protein, whose product is MTDLGDFGDYSAASGDGAGDSGSDAGTGSDSSSPSETDIGSGDGPSERSRSDDAFESTAVEPRGEDVGIGAVCVSQGLRVAEDGDDTTLRAYITRGNRSSIRLGSYLLAPYPDGETLFCRITGLEYAQQYHADDATEIHARRAMRADDIEEADYKFVAGLEPVAVLYDDDGELKRRMTDRVPKPQTIVRTADDTEAIKTGLKMPEDGVFLGHLSVGGEKVRTAASPPTIDYRLKDDYEAGDPLVFRHTLIAGGTGSGKTHGAKNVLRQFLADERTYPMADGRTVSPAVVQFDPQDEYAQMHDDNPDLDDAFARRLEREGIAHGGVSETTAFIPRVGSAAYSAGHHRAEQIEFTVPFSMCKRRPWLVSGGSLNDNQYGALTFLIDRFFSEYGNDGTYTQFKTFLDDPALREELDESGRVHEATYDAVRRRVFGFDDVFDQDARPITDLVHDLVRPGELSVVPTYHINDTRATEAVVLALSSLLIDEKLSNDPTYDRIKETPLVLGMDEAHNFLTDADSVQARKVINKFTEAAKQGRKERLGLFLITQDPQDIDDAVFKQINTTVVLNLGDEDAIKSVNIPSNLESKVPYMEKGQMVVYSPDNSEPVELIGLSKCLTRHGRD
- the deoC gene encoding deoxyribose-phosphate aldolase, with amino-acid sequence MERNELAPLIDHTVLGPETTPTDVRSVLEDARAFGMNACIPPYALEDATSDASDVTIATVIGFPHGQNDHDVKRREGVLAWKAGADELDVVINVGRLKAGEDDAVRAELAEVVAAVPVPVKVIVETALLTEAETERACEAAVAADAAMVKTSTGFADAGATLADVELMSGYLPVKASGGIGSYEEALAMLEAGAERIGTSSGVEILEGAPSRQS
- a CDS encoding ribose 1,5-bisphosphate isomerase; translated protein: MGNEAPAVDPVVESTAADIAAMRIRGAAAIADAAAAALAIQAERSDAVTPGAFRTQLRVAARTLYETRPTAVSLPNALRYVLRGTDGDSVDELRSSTIDRAETFREDLEDAQTTLGKIGSNRLRDGDVVMTHCHSTDALACIEAALDDGKRIEAIVTETRPRKQGHITARELREWGVPVTLIVDNAARRYLDDADHVLVGADSIAADGGVINKIGTSGLAVNARERGVPVMVAAQTIKLHPGTMTGHTVAIEMRDETEVLTSSERSEITDLEDGDDGFTVENPAFDVTPPRHVDAIVTEHGQFPPESVVTLMRELFGETTTEPWET
- a CDS encoding DUF63 family protein, producing MVLPEGFVVPPWYLLVPLLVVFLSAVSLLWTLEPPVTDRTVLAFAPWMMIGAAAHVLYRLEVYPDAIAVLFASPGVYLVTATVGGLVWILGTFLEAAGLQRTAERFLGSVGVVVFAVSVIVVLVVGWEHGAVQPFWPVVAVVVSGLVTALAWLVLGLWFTDVAATTGATGALVVFGHALDGISTAIGYDVLGASEEVPVSRMILEAGGSLPTAEYIGAGWLFVAVKIALAMVVLGLFREYVDADPSQGRFLLALIAALGLGPGVHNVLLFAVA
- a CDS encoding carbohydrate kinase family protein; translated protein: MVRVVTAGHINWDVTLRVDSFPVADGEAVIRSQRQSGGGSAGNVAASLAGFGIETGLIGSVGDDDNGLLARQELEDAGVSLDRVCVVDGADTAVKYLLVDDEGEVAILGNDGVNEAIGPDDVDESGIRTAEHVHITGQRPETAAAIATAAHESDTTVSVDPGRRIADRNFTRTLEVADIVFANDRESAVLLEDHFGQSIGIDRFVVVKHGEDGAVVHAPNGSYTHAGFDVDPVDTAGAGDAFAAGFIARLLEGDDVERALEYGNACGALTASAHGARNAPSTEEISAFLGSRF